From Candidatus Neomarinimicrobiota bacterium, the proteins below share one genomic window:
- the def gene encoding peptide deformylase — MSQYTPKRLKVYIYGAPVLRKKTAPVENVTDTIRRFTQDMVLTMYDDDGIGLSANQVGESRAIFTVGAAAFEDERGDSVFLNPEILEMSEETELQEEGCLSIPGIRENVPRALTIRLRWQDLDRKTHEEVFTGFPARVIQHEYDHLNGIFFTDRISPVRKMFVKSKLSELASRQA; from the coding sequence ATGTCCCAATATACCCCCAAACGGTTGAAAGTTTATATCTACGGGGCACCGGTCCTCCGGAAGAAAACTGCGCCTGTGGAAAATGTGACAGATACCATCCGCCGTTTTACTCAGGATATGGTGCTGACCATGTATGATGACGATGGAATCGGTCTTTCCGCCAATCAGGTAGGGGAAAGCCGTGCCATATTTACCGTAGGAGCTGCGGCATTTGAAGATGAACGGGGTGATTCCGTCTTCCTGAATCCCGAAATTCTGGAAATGTCCGAAGAGACCGAACTTCAGGAAGAAGGATGTCTATCCATCCCCGGCATCCGGGAAAATGTCCCCCGGGCCCTGACCATCCGCCTCCGCTGGCAGGATCTGGACCGGAAAACACACGAGGAAGTCTTTACCGGTTTTCCGGCCCGGGTCATACAGCATGAATATGACCACCTCAACGGTATTTTTTTTACCGACCGTATCAGTCCGGTACGGAAAATGTTTGTCAAATCAAAACTTTCCGAACTGGCTTCCCGTCAGGCATAA
- the yajC gene encoding preprotein translocase subunit YajC encodes MLLNLFAQAAQEQQPSALVTLFPFILIMVVVWFFMIRPQAKKQKETQKMLSSLQPRDKVVTIGGLIGEIDSLKDENTVVIKVGKDVKLEVRKNAIASKIEPMQAMKK; translated from the coding sequence ATGTTATTAAATCTTTTTGCACAGGCCGCCCAGGAACAGCAACCCAGTGCTTTGGTGACTTTATTTCCCTTTATTCTTATTATGGTGGTGGTCTGGTTTTTTATGATTCGTCCCCAGGCGAAGAAACAGAAAGAGACCCAAAAAATGCTCAGTTCACTTCAGCCCCGGGATAAAGTGGTGACTATTGGTGGACTCATCGGTGAAATTGATTCCCTGAAAGATGAAAACACAGTGGTGATCAAAGTAGGCAAGGATGTAAAACTGGAAGTCCGGAAAAATGCCATCGCATCCAAAATTGAACCTATGCAAGCCATGAAAAAATAA